The following are encoded in a window of Ricinus communis isolate WT05 ecotype wild-type chromosome 4, ASM1957865v1, whole genome shotgun sequence genomic DNA:
- the LOC8289025 gene encoding transcription factor bHLH162 has protein sequence MKKTNSTGSPKLDRKTVERNRRIHMKGLCFKLASLIPSHHLKHSKDTLSQQDQLDHAAAYIKHLKERIEKLKKMKEQAMRSLATNSTNNNALDATTMGSRLPMIELRDLGSSIEVILISGLKKNFMLYEVITIVEEEGAEVVSASFSTVGDKVFHIIHAQVKISRVGVETSRVCQRLQKLVDWSCI, from the exons atgaagaaaacCAACTCTACTGGGTCACCAAAACTTGATCGAAAGACAGTCGAGAGGAACCGAAGAATTCATATGAAGGGTTTATGTTTCAAGCTTGCTTCTCTTATTCCTTCTCATCACTTAAAGCATTCCAAG GACACGTTATCGCAGCAAGATCAACTAGATCATGCCGCGGCCTACATAAAACActtgaaagaaagaatagagaaattgaagaagatgaaggaaCAAGCAATGAGATCATTAGCAACTAATAGCACTAACAATAATGCACTGGATGCGACGACGATGGGATCGAGATTGCCAATGATTGAACTTAGAGACTTGGGTTCCAGCATTGAAGTCATTTTGATAAGTGGCTTGAAGAAAAACTTCATGTTGTATGAAGTTATCACCATTGTTGAGGAAGAAGGAGCTGAAGTCGTCAGTGCCAGTTTTTCTACTGTGGGCGATAAGGTGTTTCACATCATCCATGCTCAG GTTAAAATTTCAAGAGTTGGTGTGGAGACTTCAAGGGTATGCCAGAGATTGCAGAAATTAGTTGATTGGAGTTGCATATGA